In Desulfomonilia bacterium, one genomic interval encodes:
- a CDS encoding alcohol dehydrogenase catalytic domain-containing protein → MKSIYFDVSIPRILATKALGGLFPQVFFSRLSPVRYGTLPDPALPGSDWVRVKPVLAGICGADLSLFFVKASPSISIAALPGVPRAFMGHELIGIVTETGSAVKHLKTGDRVTMQRYLPCCSMLGINPPCGPCAEGNYPLCENFSEKKMPSNTGAGFGDQFIAHESQMMKVPDTIADEEAVLIEPVSVSLHAVLRRPPAEGEKVLVIGAGTIGLNVIQFARAFSPGCFIYVLERIPFKKELALKLGANEILEGDPYEAAARVTGGKVYRGPLKNTTMLGGFDLIYDCVGYNTIVHDSLRWLKAHGTYVMIGNQLSPISFDHTPLWNQELTMMGVNSHGMENRQGRSLSSFEMAIEMITEKRISLDGFITHRFKLDDYKSAFRLALEKPGHVIKVIFEI, encoded by the coding sequence ATGAAATCCATCTATTTCGATGTAAGCATTCCGCGCATACTTGCCACAAAGGCCCTGGGCGGCTTGTTCCCTCAAGTCTTCTTCTCCCGCCTTTCACCTGTTCGATACGGCACATTGCCCGACCCGGCCCTGCCCGGGTCTGACTGGGTACGCGTAAAGCCCGTGCTTGCAGGTATATGCGGGGCGGACCTTTCGCTGTTCTTTGTCAAGGCGAGCCCCTCCATATCGATTGCGGCCCTGCCCGGCGTACCGCGCGCATTCATGGGGCATGAGCTCATCGGGATAGTTACAGAAACCGGCAGCGCTGTAAAACATCTTAAAACAGGCGACAGGGTGACCATGCAGCGATACCTGCCATGCTGCTCAATGCTGGGCATAAACCCGCCATGCGGGCCGTGCGCCGAGGGCAACTACCCACTGTGCGAGAATTTCTCGGAGAAGAAAATGCCGTCCAATACGGGCGCAGGTTTCGGTGACCAGTTCATCGCACATGAAAGCCAGATGATGAAGGTTCCTGATACCATTGCCGACGAAGAGGCCGTACTTATCGAACCCGTATCAGTCTCGCTCCACGCCGTTCTCAGGAGGCCGCCAGCAGAGGGTGAAAAAGTCCTCGTCATAGGCGCAGGCACCATCGGTCTCAATGTCATACAGTTTGCGCGGGCTTTCAGTCCGGGCTGCTTTATTTATGTGCTCGAACGCATACCTTTCAAAAAGGAGCTTGCCCTGAAGCTGGGAGCCAATGAGATCCTGGAGGGAGACCCCTATGAGGCTGCGGCCCGCGTTACAGGTGGCAAAGTCTACAGGGGGCCTCTTAAGAATACGACCATGCTGGGCGGATTCGATCTGATCTATGACTGTGTGGGCTATAACACAATCGTGCACGATTCCCTCAGATGGCTCAAGGCGCACGGAACCTATGTGATGATAGGAAACCAGCTCAGCCCGATCAGCTTCGACCATACGCCACTCTGGAACCAGGAGCTTACCATGATGGGCGTAAACTCGCACGGCATGGAAAACCGGCAGGGTCGCAGCCTATCAAGCTTTGAGATGGCCATTGAGATGATCACGGAGAAGCGCATATCACTGGACGGCTTTATAACTCACCGCTTCAAACTGGATGACTACAAGTCAGCCTTCAGGCTGGCCCTTGAAAAACCCGGGCACGTCATCAAGGTCATATTTGAGATCTGA
- a CDS encoding IclR family transcriptional regulator, with product MGEKRLIQSIKRASDILELFLSEKKPIGITDFSKRLGLAKTTVSSIVVTLDALGFLEKDHMSGKYRLGPQIFQLGMRCATSMDVVTLGRAWLERLCFQFMEPVNVGVLVGEKVTIILRTEPENRYMVFPEAGSVIPAHSTCIGKMLYAHMDSTKRDEILKDYSFDVFTPNTIRTKKAFLEELEQVKRDGISYDRQESINGLAGIGGPIFNHDGTLIAAFTISGNPRNIEQRKTDIIAAVRLTSRQISSQLGCPEDI from the coding sequence ATGGGTGAGAAAAGGCTTATTCAATCCATAAAAAGGGCTTCCGATATACTAGAGCTCTTCCTGAGCGAAAAGAAGCCGATAGGTATAACCGATTTTTCAAAACGCCTCGGCCTTGCCAAGACGACCGTATCAAGCATTGTCGTCACTCTCGATGCCCTCGGTTTTCTTGAAAAGGATCACATGAGCGGAAAATACAGGCTCGGGCCTCAGATTTTTCAGCTGGGCATGAGATGCGCCACTAGCATGGATGTGGTCACACTAGGCAGGGCCTGGCTTGAGAGGTTATGCTTTCAGTTCATGGAGCCGGTGAACGTAGGCGTGCTTGTAGGCGAAAAGGTTACAATCATATTAAGAACAGAACCGGAAAACCGTTACATGGTGTTCCCTGAAGCTGGATCGGTTATTCCGGCCCACAGCACATGCATCGGCAAGATGCTCTATGCACATATGGACAGCACAAAGCGCGACGAAATATTAAAGGATTACTCTTTTGATGTCTTCACCCCGAATACGATCAGGACAAAAAAGGCCTTCCTTGAGGAACTCGAACAGGTAAAAAGAGACGGAATAAGCTACGACAGGCAGGAATCCATAAACGGACTGGCCGGAATAGGCGGCCCCATCTTCAACCATGACGGAACGCTGATCGCGGCATTTACCATTTCAGGCAATCCCCGGAACATAGAGCAGAGGAAAACGGATATAATAGCCGCCGTGAGGCTTACATCAAGACAGATTTCCTCGCAGCTCGGATGCCCGGAAGATATCTGA
- a CDS encoding phospholipase D-like domain-containing protein: MKKGYSIRPFSGTNPDLRLLAEQAFSRAAGAPLIQGNSVSILKDAAENYPAWLEAMHGARKSIHFETYIIYDDDIGSEFAEVMAAKAREGVMVRFIYDWMGALGRTSGRFMKKLKAAGVEVRCFNAPRIDRPLNWLSRDHRKMIAIDGSIGFVSGLCVGRPWAGYPEKGIEPWRDTGVMIKGPAVADIEKAFADVWATMGPGLPEEEIPQAGALHPEGDVMLRVVASVPNIAGLFRMDQLIAATARRSLWLTDAYFVGLTPYVQALMASARDGVDVRLLVPGTTDIPVLRAVSRAGYQPLLTSGVRIFEWNGPMLHAKTAVSDSRWARIGSSNLNISSWLGNYELDVAIEDENLALVMERMYLEDLTHSTEIVLDKRHAARPSVKRPRKDHPAKGGRKGNLGRAGVGVIRAGRVVEAAITSRRILDPADAKIMFSAGIILLALAALAILWPRVLAVPFALLSIWFALVLFLRAFRIRVKHRKNIPPPHSDD; this comes from the coding sequence ATGAAGAAAGGATATTCAATAAGGCCTTTTTCCGGGACGAATCCGGATCTCAGGCTCCTTGCCGAGCAGGCGTTCTCAAGGGCAGCGGGTGCACCTCTCATACAGGGAAACAGCGTTAGCATTCTGAAGGATGCAGCCGAAAATTATCCGGCCTGGCTTGAAGCCATGCACGGGGCCAGGAAAAGCATCCATTTCGAGACCTACATCATCTATGACGACGATATCGGCAGCGAGTTTGCCGAGGTTATGGCGGCAAAGGCGAGAGAAGGAGTCATGGTCAGGTTTATCTATGACTGGATGGGTGCTCTCGGCAGGACATCCGGACGTTTTATGAAAAAACTCAAGGCTGCAGGGGTGGAGGTGCGCTGCTTCAACGCGCCCCGCATTGACCGTCCGCTCAACTGGCTCAGCAGGGACCACCGTAAAATGATAGCGATAGACGGCAGTATCGGCTTTGTCTCGGGCCTTTGTGTGGGGCGTCCATGGGCAGGGTATCCGGAAAAGGGGATTGAACCGTGGCGTGATACCGGGGTCATGATTAAGGGGCCGGCTGTTGCGGATATAGAAAAGGCTTTTGCAGACGTTTGGGCAACAATGGGTCCGGGATTGCCCGAAGAAGAGATCCCTCAAGCAGGCGCCCTTCACCCGGAAGGAGACGTGATGCTGCGTGTTGTGGCGAGTGTCCCTAATATTGCAGGGCTGTTCCGGATGGATCAGCTCATAGCAGCTACTGCACGAAGATCTCTTTGGCTTACTGATGCGTACTTTGTCGGGCTTACCCCGTATGTTCAGGCGCTTATGGCATCGGCAAGAGACGGCGTCGATGTAAGGCTCCTTGTCCCGGGTACGACCGACATTCCCGTATTGAGGGCGGTTTCAAGGGCCGGATACCAGCCGCTTCTAACATCAGGGGTGAGGATATTCGAATGGAACGGCCCGATGCTCCATGCGAAAACTGCGGTATCGGACAGTAGATGGGCAAGGATAGGCTCGAGCAACCTGAACATTTCAAGCTGGCTCGGGAATTATGAACTCGACGTGGCCATCGAGGATGAAAATCTGGCCCTTGTCATGGAACGTATGTATCTCGAGGACCTGACGCATTCAACAGAGATCGTTCTGGACAAACGCCATGCAGCAAGACCCAGCGTGAAAAGGCCCAGAAAAGACCATCCGGCAAAGGGGGGAAGAAAGGGAAACCTGGGCCGTGCCGGGGTCGGCGTCATCCGGGCAGGCCGGGTGGTGGAAGCGGCCATTACAAGCCGCAGGATCCTGGATCCGGCGGATGCGAAGATCATGTTCAGTGCGGGGATTATACTGCTGGCGCTTGCAGCACTTGCAATATTATGGCCGCGAGTTCTGGCTGTTCCGTTTGCACTCTTGAGCATATGGTTTGCTCTGGTTCTTTTTTTAAGGGCGTTCAGAATCCGCGTAAAACACCGCAAAAATATCCCGCCTCCACATTCCGATGATTGA
- a CDS encoding 4Fe-4S binding protein, giving the protein MSRRPEWWLYFLAKIWPITWISAQATKWPVVGGFIARITVPMFSKKNLNISYIPINATVEDSTNSPLPGAIVEELIKRSSHRVIINRCTCRDAKQCREHPVEYGCLLMGDGTREIDSRIARHIPVDEAIAHHRKLVADGLIPMTGRVKVDNFIWGVRDRGKLLTVCYCCRCCCTILNSGKYFPPEAAKSLVMLKGVDIVVDSKLCTGCGTCAAECFMDAVTIENGIAVHNASTCKGCGRCATVCPNKAVTVRISDINAAVGDLMGRIDSLIDYR; this is encoded by the coding sequence ATGTCACGCAGACCTGAATGGTGGCTTTATTTTCTTGCAAAGATCTGGCCGATCACATGGATCAGCGCACAGGCAACAAAGTGGCCGGTTGTGGGCGGTTTTATTGCACGCATTACCGTTCCCATGTTTTCGAAAAAAAACCTCAACATTTCATATATACCGATCAATGCCACGGTTGAGGACTCAACGAATTCACCGCTTCCCGGAGCAATAGTCGAAGAATTGATCAAACGCTCATCGCACCGAGTAATAATAAACCGCTGTACGTGCAGGGACGCAAAGCAGTGCAGGGAGCATCCCGTTGAATACGGTTGCCTGCTCATGGGCGACGGCACACGCGAGATAGACTCGAGGATAGCGCGCCATATCCCCGTTGACGAGGCGATCGCGCATCACCGCAAGCTCGTTGCCGACGGGCTCATACCCATGACCGGACGCGTCAAAGTGGACAATTTCATCTGGGGCGTGCGTGACCGGGGCAAGCTCCTGACAGTCTGCTACTGCTGCCGCTGCTGCTGCACCATACTCAACTCGGGCAAATACTTCCCGCCCGAAGCTGCAAAATCGCTCGTTATGCTCAAGGGCGTTGACATCGTCGTGGACAGCAAGCTCTGTACAGGCTGCGGCACCTGCGCGGCGGAGTGTTTCATGGATGCGGTAACGATCGAAAACGGCATTGCCGTACATAATGCTTCTACATGCAAGGGATGCGGCCGGTGCGCGACGGTCTGCCCTAATAAAGCGGTCACGGTTCGTATCAGTGATATTAATGCTGCAGTCGGCGACCTGATGGGCAGGATAGACAGTCTCATAGACTACCGTTAG
- a CDS encoding acyl-CoA dehydrogenase family protein, giving the protein MFDFIMDEDRIRLRDEARAFTKWVPKQLILDMDAEKIQFPHEYLLEAGRRNLLGIRIAKQYGGRGLSWVDDGIVAEEIGVASYSLACLWGVGADIVAEAICEYGSEKLKQEIVVPLLAGKVYAAEGLTEPRGGSDFFGATTKAVKDGNGYRLTGQKRFIVGGEGADYFLIYAKTDEAAPAHKSLTAFIVPRTEGLETKYIYGLMGVRGGGAARLVLKDVYVPEENILGGLNNGFEVFQRMMIPERLGTASMTIGSVRPAVEIATKYTSKRKAFGFAIQNFQAVGFKVADAVMLLDAARSMCYSTSLAIDSGKVTPGRARRMVSQSKKFVTESCWEAVNNAMQVMGGIGYTNVYPIERMLRDMRLSMIWVGTNEIMQYIIQTEWYKEYWKSVSKVDQRDVEADALNADAEEEKVYE; this is encoded by the coding sequence ATGTTTGATTTCATAATGGATGAAGACCGGATCAGGCTGAGAGACGAAGCGAGGGCATTCACGAAATGGGTTCCGAAGCAGCTGATACTGGATATGGATGCCGAAAAGATTCAATTCCCCCATGAATATCTTCTTGAAGCTGGAAGGAGAAATCTGCTGGGGATAAGGATTGCGAAACAATACGGCGGTCGGGGTCTTTCCTGGGTCGATGACGGGATAGTTGCCGAAGAGATAGGTGTTGCAAGCTATTCTCTGGCCTGTCTGTGGGGCGTTGGCGCCGACATTGTGGCTGAGGCGATATGTGAATACGGCAGCGAAAAGCTTAAACAGGAAATTGTTGTCCCGCTGCTTGCCGGAAAAGTCTATGCAGCCGAGGGTCTTACCGAACCAAGAGGAGGTTCCGACTTCTTCGGTGCGACCACCAAAGCCGTAAAAGACGGAAACGGTTACAGGCTCACAGGCCAGAAGAGATTCATCGTAGGCGGCGAGGGTGCGGATTATTTCCTCATATATGCCAAGACGGACGAGGCTGCTCCTGCGCACAAGTCGCTTACCGCATTCATCGTGCCCAGGACCGAAGGACTCGAGACGAAATACATATACGGTCTTATGGGAGTGCGCGGAGGCGGCGCGGCAAGGCTTGTACTCAAGGATGTCTATGTGCCCGAAGAGAACATACTGGGAGGGCTCAACAACGGCTTCGAGGTTTTTCAGCGCATGATGATCCCTGAGCGTCTCGGCACGGCGTCCATGACAATAGGCAGTGTCCGTCCGGCGGTCGAGATCGCCACGAAATATACCAGCAAAAGAAAGGCCTTCGGGTTCGCCATACAGAACTTCCAGGCGGTCGGCTTCAAGGTGGCCGATGCGGTCATGCTGCTCGATGCGGCACGTTCAATGTGCTACTCGACCTCGCTTGCGATAGATTCCGGCAAAGTGACACCTGGCCGTGCAAGGCGCATGGTATCGCAGTCCAAGAAGTTCGTGACCGAAAGCTGCTGGGAGGCCGTTAACAACGCCATGCAGGTCATGGGCGGCATAGGCTATACCAATGTATATCCGATCGAGAGGATGCTAAGGGACATGAGACTCTCGATGATATGGGTCGGCACGAACGAGATCATGCAGTACATAATTCAGACCGAGTGGTACAAGGAGTACTGGAAATCAGTGTCCAAGGTTGACCAGCGCGATGTGGAGGCTGACGCTTTAAATGCGGATGCAGAAGAGGAAAAAGTCTACGAATAA
- a CDS encoding secondary thiamine-phosphate synthase enzyme YjbQ produces the protein MKSFRKELWFNISKRVEFINITPDVEDALRESGITEGLCLVNAMHITASVFINDDESGLHSDYRNWLERLAPHEPVSFYQHNRTGEDNGDAHLKRQVMGREVVVAVTNGRLDFGPWEQIFYGEFDGMRRKRVLVKIIGD, from the coding sequence ATGAAATCATTCAGAAAAGAATTGTGGTTCAATATATCTAAAAGGGTTGAGTTCATAAACATAACGCCGGACGTTGAAGATGCGCTCAGGGAAAGCGGCATCACTGAAGGACTCTGTTTGGTGAATGCGATGCATATAACCGCCTCGGTATTCATAAACGATGACGAGAGCGGACTTCATTCTGATTACAGGAACTGGCTCGAAAGGCTTGCGCCGCATGAGCCGGTAAGCTTCTACCAACACAACAGGACGGGTGAGGACAACGGCGACGCCCATCTCAAGCGCCAGGTCATGGGACGGGAGGTGGTAGTGGCGGTCACGAACGGCAGGCTCGACTTCGGGCCGTGGGAGCAGATATTCTACGGTGAATTTGACGGGATGCGCAGAAAGCGTGTGCTGGTGAAGATAATAGGGGACTAG
- a CDS encoding MarR family transcriptional regulator yields the protein MKKGLIDSFPRKKVDEILYNAMAAVYQFDQQKIKLFGMTYQDSYLLYYLRRSSPVRMSDIARELSVHISTASRAVDRLERRKLVSRSKDPADKRNILVELNESGLKLMKASEDHSYETILSGVKDYSSEELAAVMKAAANLSSILGVPPLNSDPESSNIEKGVPIKRRR from the coding sequence ATGAAAAAAGGGCTGATCGATTCGTTTCCGCGCAAGAAGGTCGATGAAATACTCTATAATGCCATGGCCGCAGTCTATCAGTTCGACCAGCAGAAGATAAAGCTCTTCGGCATGACCTATCAGGATTCATATCTTCTTTACTATCTGCGCCGTTCCTCCCCTGTGCGCATGAGCGATATTGCACGGGAGCTGAGCGTTCATATAAGCACGGCGAGCCGCGCCGTGGACCGCCTTGAGAGACGAAAGCTCGTAAGCCGAAGCAAAGACCCGGCGGACAAGCGCAATATACTGGTCGAACTTAACGAGTCAGGTCTTAAGCTGATGAAGGCATCCGAAGACCACTCGTATGAAACAATCCTGTCCGGTGTGAAGGATTACAGTTCAGAGGAACTTGCTGCCGTAATGAAGGCTGCAGCAAACCTGAGCTCGATTCTGGGAGTGCCGCCACTAAACAGCGATCCGGAGTCATCAAATATTGAAAAGGGCGTTCCAATAAAGAGACGGCGCTGA
- a CDS encoding DUF484 family protein, giving the protein MRNMTENEWNALIERLNENERIAHQFFELQASVLSIHNFRDFFDRLLKGIEERFRVPYVWVSLITSSRVTRLVKTFIASEDFLRHLNFIDREAFLQITDGSQKPRLANSGLEIYRNLLPFGQNMPFRSLAMVPITFEGKPAGSLNFADTSPERYQPGIDTGFLEQLGMVVSICLSNVAAHEELNTLAFKDPLTGLLNRRAMENVLKREFGRARRYMIPMSLIFIDLDHFKKINDTYGHDYGDDLLKFVATSLSEMARESDIIARFAGDEFVLILPGTSVVEAEKFIKRVREYFNDNSLNFKGNRILAQFTYGISSVGDDGVNDPSALIKKADERLYVAKENRPEGRYQRKKSGA; this is encoded by the coding sequence ATGCGGAACATGACCGAAAATGAATGGAATGCACTGATTGAAAGGCTCAACGAGAATGAAAGAATCGCGCACCAGTTTTTCGAGCTCCAGGCAAGCGTACTCTCCATCCACAACTTCAGGGACTTCTTCGACAGGCTTTTAAAAGGTATCGAGGAAAGATTCAGGGTCCCTTATGTATGGGTTTCGCTTATAACATCCAGCAGGGTGACGCGGCTTGTAAAGACCTTCATCGCTTCCGAGGATTTTTTAAGGCATCTCAATTTCATAGACCGCGAGGCCTTTCTTCAGATAACGGACGGTTCGCAAAAGCCAAGGCTTGCAAATTCCGGTCTTGAAATATACAGAAACCTCCTGCCCTTCGGCCAGAACATGCCGTTCAGGTCCCTTGCCATGGTTCCAATAACATTCGAAGGCAAACCGGCAGGAAGCCTCAATTTTGCCGATACCTCACCCGAGCGTTATCAGCCTGGGATCGACACGGGCTTTTTAGAGCAGTTGGGCATGGTAGTTTCCATCTGCCTTTCCAATGTCGCCGCCCATGAGGAGTTGAATACGCTGGCATTCAAAGACCCGCTGACCGGGCTCCTCAACCGCAGGGCCATGGAAAACGTTCTCAAGCGTGAGTTCGGAAGGGCCAGGCGGTATATGATACCGATGTCGCTCATATTCATCGACCTCGACCACTTTAAAAAAATAAACGACACATACGGGCATGACTATGGCGACGACCTGCTCAAATTTGTTGCAACAAGCCTGTCCGAAATGGCCAGGGAGAGTGATATAATAGCGCGCTTCGCAGGCGACGAATTCGTGCTTATATTGCCGGGGACCTCGGTTGTCGAGGCGGAGAAATTCATAAAAAGGGTCAGGGAATACTTCAATGACAACAGCCTCAATTTCAAGGGAAACCGGATACTGGCCCAGTTTACATACGGCATCTCGTCTGTAGGCGACGACGGCGTGAACGATCCGTCAGCCCTTATTAAAAAAGCCGATGAAAGGCTCTATGTGGCAAAGGAAAACCGGCCGGAGGGACGATATCAAAGGAAAAAGAGCGGCGCATGA
- a CDS encoding MFS transporter — protein MKSLYRKYTTIGVLSLAHMLNDLYSNYLPQMLLFLVVARPDFTATRAAALISAFTISSSIAQPFFGFFLDRKGKRWLVYVGTLWMSVMLSMTGVVKSYTALISLATLAGLGTAAFHPQASTMVNILSGNRKALILSGFVAFGNIGFALAPLLFIPLFQAFGLGVTPFIIIPGILVSLLLIFLTPKDRVIAPSTLALSEVFRSIWRAARELAAIISVIAIRSLAFVGLLTFLPLYFKSNGYTNVTIGYMVTIMLFSGVFGGILGGYLSDNYGRKPLIVSSLMISTPLLFAFFSTEGTLRIVFMMLSGAALLSSISVTVVAAQEAIPDNKAFAAGLSMGFAGGIGGLAVIILGHIADTWGMHTALSVTFMLPFVSGLIGLLMKSRPAARSIG, from the coding sequence ATGAAAAGCCTTTATAGAAAATATACGACGATAGGCGTGCTGTCGCTCGCTCACATGCTGAACGACCTGTACAGCAACTATCTGCCACAGATGCTCTTGTTTCTGGTCGTTGCAAGGCCTGATTTCACTGCAACAAGGGCGGCAGCCCTGATCTCCGCCTTCACAATATCATCCTCCATAGCCCAGCCGTTCTTCGGCTTTTTCCTGGACCGCAAGGGCAAGCGCTGGCTCGTTTACGTAGGCACTCTATGGATGTCCGTAATGCTGAGCATGACAGGCGTGGTCAAGAGCTACACCGCACTTATAAGTCTTGCAACCCTTGCCGGACTCGGGACTGCCGCCTTCCACCCGCAGGCATCCACAATGGTCAATATTCTGAGCGGAAACCGAAAGGCCCTTATACTCTCGGGGTTCGTGGCGTTCGGAAACATAGGCTTTGCGCTCGCCCCGCTGCTATTCATACCTCTTTTCCAGGCCTTCGGGCTCGGCGTCACGCCATTTATCATAATTCCCGGGATCCTCGTCTCGCTGCTTCTGATCTTCCTCACGCCGAAAGACAGAGTCATTGCGCCCAGTACGCTTGCGCTCTCCGAGGTGTTCCGCTCAATATGGCGCGCCGCACGCGAACTTGCAGCAATAATAAGCGTAATCGCCATAAGGTCGCTAGCATTCGTCGGGCTCTTAACCTTTCTTCCGCTTTATTTCAAATCGAATGGCTACACGAATGTGACCATAGGATACATGGTCACGATCATGCTCTTCTCAGGCGTGTTCGGAGGCATACTCGGAGGCTATCTGTCCGATAATTACGGACGCAAGCCGCTTATCGTATCATCGCTGATGATATCAACCCCTCTGTTGTTCGCCTTTTTCTCAACTGAGGGCACCCTGAGGATCGTGTTCATGATGCTCTCAGGCGCTGCACTCCTTTCAAGCATTTCCGTAACAGTAGTTGCCGCGCAGGAGGCGATCCCGGACAACAAGGCGTTCGCAGCCGGACTCTCGATGGGGTTTGCAGGCGGCATAGGCGGGCTTGCAGTGATAATCTTAGGCCATATCGCTGACACATGGGGAATGCATACCGCGTTGAGCGTTACGTTTATGCTGCCTTTCGTCTCAGGGCTGATCGGTCTTCTGATGAAAAGCCGCCCCGCTGCCAGAAGCATAGGTTAA
- a CDS encoding AMP-binding protein produces the protein MKALNLKSLIRKYLWFVNFGTMIKTSMWWLWFRRNRVFFIFEDREYTYGEVYQRSLDFARFFASERARRVAEGKIPAEGRLSVGIYVDNVPEFVFAALGAGLSNSILFAINTGFRGETLANVIAQADISILIINPSTIVEAERVKGETGIADENILYIGHRTEIEGKSYRVLNDAVNEATVKNVKYTVPRVDNFSPVIVIYTSGTTGLPKGVPCTHIKLFGAGFVVEAAVRLTKKDRGYISMPLFHSNAWYIGILPQLIVGGSFVLKRKFSASAFEEDMLKYGVTFLNYVGQPLHYIIDALERKYGNGEAVEKALANHPQNRFRVAYGNGASIVDRIKFTKYLGMQHVFEIYGSTEAVITTANRPGDPIETVGRVQKSVVILDENGKECPPGIVDANGKLINYDEAVGEICRIVGDNNLRFEGYFGNANATSQKFRDGIFHSGDLGHIRIVKGKRYLFFNGRTDDWIRKDGENFSAENVLKYAQDIPGVDVAIAYGAPCDVSDEKVMIAVQMKDGCEFNPDETYAWLVRQQKEGGMDPKWMPDFIRIIDSFPMTNTNKIVVKPYKKENYNLGSDPAMKVFYREKGDTTFHPMTKEKFQSIRECFIKNGRESLLG, from the coding sequence ATGAAGGCGCTCAATTTAAAATCGCTGATTCGCAAATATCTCTGGTTCGTAAATTTCGGGACCATGATAAAAACGAGCATGTGGTGGCTGTGGTTCCGCCGCAACCGTGTCTTTTTCATATTCGAAGACCGTGAATATACCTATGGAGAGGTTTATCAGCGCTCGCTCGATTTTGCACGATTCTTCGCCTCTGAGCGGGCAAGGCGTGTTGCCGAAGGAAAGATACCCGCAGAAGGCCGCCTAAGTGTAGGCATATATGTGGACAACGTGCCCGAATTCGTTTTCGCAGCACTCGGCGCCGGGCTCAGCAACTCCATACTGTTCGCCATCAATACCGGCTTCAGGGGCGAAACGCTTGCAAACGTAATAGCCCAGGCAGACATTTCCATTCTCATCATCAACCCCAGTACCATAGTAGAAGCCGAGCGGGTTAAGGGAGAAACAGGGATAGCCGATGAGAATATTCTCTATATCGGCCACAGAACTGAGATCGAGGGCAAGTCCTACAGGGTGCTCAACGATGCGGTAAACGAGGCGACCGTAAAAAACGTTAAATACACGGTTCCCAGGGTCGATAATTTCAGCCCGGTCATTGTCATTTATACATCAGGAACGACAGGCCTGCCCAAGGGTGTGCCATGCACCCACATAAAGCTGTTCGGTGCAGGTTTCGTGGTGGAGGCGGCCGTACGGCTTACAAAAAAGGACAGGGGCTACATATCAATGCCGCTCTTTCATTCGAATGCATGGTACATAGGCATACTCCCCCAGCTTATCGTTGGCGGCAGTTTTGTATTGAAGCGCAAATTCAGCGCGAGCGCCTTCGAGGAGGACATGCTTAAATACGGCGTGACCTTCCTCAATTACGTGGGTCAGCCGCTACACTACATCATCGATGCGCTTGAGAGGAAATACGGAAACGGCGAGGCTGTGGAAAAGGCGCTTGCAAATCATCCTCAGAACAGGTTCAGGGTTGCCTACGGAAACGGGGCCTCGATCGTGGACCGCATAAAGTTCACGAAATATCTGGGAATGCAGCATGTCTTCGAGATTTACGGTTCGACGGAAGCGGTCATAACCACGGCCAACCGGCCCGGTGACCCTATTGAGACCGTGGGAAGGGTCCAGAAGTCAGTAGTCATACTGGACGAGAACGGCAAGGAATGTCCTCCGGGTATTGTGGATGCGAACGGCAAACTCATCAACTATGACGAGGCGGTCGGCGAAATATGCCGCATCGTGGGCGACAACAACCTCAGGTTCGAGGGCTATTTCGGCAATGCGAACGCGACCAGTCAGAAATTCAGAGACGGCATATTCCATTCCGGCGACCTCGGACATATAAGGATTGTCAAGGGCAAAAGATATCTATTTTTCAACGGCAGAACGGACGACTGGATCAGGAAGGACGGTGAGAACTTCTCAGCCGAAAATGTGCTCAAGTATGCTCAGGACATACCCGGAGTGGATGTGGCCATTGCATACGGAGCCCCCTGCGACGTATCAGACGAAAAGGTCATGATCGCCGTGCAGATGAAAGATGGTTGCGAGTTCAATCCGGACGAGACATATGCGTGGCTTGTCAGGCAGCAGAAGGAAGGCGGCATGGATCCCAAGTGGATGCCTGATTTCATAAGAATTATCGACAGTTTTCCCATGACCAATACCAACAAGATTGTTGTCAAGCCATACAAGAAGGAGAATTACAACCTGGGCAGCGATCCTGCAATGAAGGTTTTTTACCGTGAGAAGGGAGACACTACCTTCCACCCCATGACGAAGGAGAAATTCCAGTCGATCAGGGAATGCTTCATTAAGAACGGCAGGGAATCGCTTTTAGGATAG